TGTCGCATGTACCATTCAATGAATATGAGGTGTTATATTCGACTCCAATGGATGAGGACAATACCATTTCATTaatacttaaataatttttctaAGCAAATTATCATAATAACTCATTTCACACTGACTTCATTCATTACTGGAGCATTTATATTATAACGGAGGTTTATACGTATCCTCACCTCTAGAGATATAGTAATCAATTTAAACAAATACGTTTCATAGAAAATAACCAGGAAACAAATTAGTGTTATTCGAATAAGGCAACACTCACAAAATAAACTTCAATACAACTCGACCGACAGGCCATCCTTAACAAAATCACACCCGGCAACAAATAACCataatcattaaaaaaaattaacatatttatttttatattcatgATCCTTAGATTCCCAGCAAATCAAAACATTGTCAACAACCGAAGCTTCAATCCGATCTCGCAACCAAAGTGAGCAAGAAATCTCTATAGTTTCCGTTGGCCACATCTTCAATCTTCTTGCCAAGATCAACGCCGAATTGACGATTAAATTCTTCTCTAATCTGCTTCATATCCTCATCAGCTCGGCTCACGATCACTCTGCTCACCGCTTCTTTGGTTAGCTCATCCACATTGTACCTCAACGACGCCTCCAAAATCTACACCATCAATATTTTTGGTTAAAATTTCATTGATAAAATTGAGTTTCATTCATTCACCTTTGCGAAGTAGGTTTCTGGTGCGCATAAGCACTGGACCGTTTCTTTCAGAATCAGGTGGGAATCATCACAATCCTGATCCAAGTAATTGCCAGTGATCTCCTTGTAATGCTTGTACACAGCCTTGAGGTGGACCTTGTTCCTAGTTGATAAAATCCTGATAACGTCGTCGTTTTCCAAGGGGCTGCTGCTACCACCTGCCTTGATCGCTTCTGAAATCGCCTTGGCCTCAATTTTTGCGATTTCGTCGTTCACTTTTGGGCCTTCATATCGATAAGAGCTCAGAAGCGCAACCAGAAGCTGCACATGAAAGGAAAAAAGAGATGAGATTGTTTGTTGCTGgaaaattgaattgaaagggGGAAAAAGGAGTAATACTACTACCTTTTTGTGAGGAGTGTGGAGGtggaaggcgacatcctcctcaacagagtgattgaagagagagTGATAGGCCTTTCGAGCTCCGAGCAAGTCGTCGGAGGATCTGGTGCACGCGATTTCCACCAACACATGGTATTGAGGCCCTTTGTACAACGCCTCTTTCAATAATCGACTATCTCTCTCCCATGGATGCATCGTGCATAGCACTATCGCATCCTGTATTCATTCAATTCCTTTCAATTCACTCGCAATTCTCAATTTAGATCTAACATTAAAACCGCAGAATCACAGATCTTCATCCATATATAAGTATATACATACCTTGAGACGTAGGAACTCGTGACGAAGCTGCAGGATATGGCGATCGTCCCACCGCTCGAATTGGCGCTCATCCTCTCTAAAAAAGTCGCGGCTTCCCTTTCTGAAACTCTGCCTCTGCTCAGGGTGCCATTTCCCCAGCGTCGATATCAATGCCTTCTCGTCCACTCCAAGCCCTAATCCCTCACCATTTCACACGATTATGATTGTAAATTAAAGTTCAGAGAGACTACTATTTCATGAGATTGCAGAATTGAAGTACCTGTGAAAGCTCTGGTGAGAGATCGGAGCTCGTCGGAAGCTGCCATTGTTCTCTGTAAATTTGTTCTTTTTTTGAGGGAATTTCGATTTGAAGGTAGATGGTGATGGCGCTCTCGCATTTAATTTATACTATGACGATGACTTAGgatgtttgaaatttgaaaagacAAAAGTACCCCTGCGAAATGTTACTATGTCCCTCAAGTCCTTAGTGTGTAATGTTTGGAATTAATTTATGGAGTCTTATTAATCGCATCGTCTGTGTTGGTTACATCTCAATTTATTACGTTAATTAATTTTACTACAGTTACTACTTACTATTTTCTCcacttcatttaatttttaaaaaatattttctggTAGCCTTAGTATATCACTTAAGAAAATTTTCTGTTTCTAGACTCTAGTTCTATCCTTTTGATGAGAATTcactaatataatttttaaatttgttagTAGTTTCAGTACAAgagaaaaaaatcacaataaagatAATTAAGGTTGTATATGATAATAAGGGGTAATGGCTTTGTGATTTTTCAAACatctcaaaaaataaataagacaAGTTTAAGTGagtaaattaaaataagattGCAATTTGCAATTGAAACGTATAGATGGCAAGACATTTATGAAAATAGATTGTTAATAGTATAACATTTGATATAATACGTCTATATGAAAGGTAGAACACATATATACTCACATGAAATAAATCCACCGACATTTAGTACTAGCATAATATATATGTCATGTGACATAGTGATGAAAAAAAGttcgtatttacaatatttttatttcatttctactaAATGATGAAAATTCAAATATGTATTGGATAGGTAGGTGGCATGATTGCTTCACCTATCATATCCAAAAATGAGGAACTCGTGCCCATGCTACAGTCTATGAGCCATGTGCATGGTTGTCAATTTTTTGTCGCATTCATAATTCAATGTCTCTAAATAAATGATTCCATACTACTGTAAATCTATTAGTACTAATTGAATGTTAAATGTTGCACTTTAGTATTTTTAGATTGAAATATTCACTTTATACATTTACATCAAGAAATGGGCAAttgttattaaaaaaaacaaaactaattATTTGCAACATTTCGACATCACATAAAATATGTAAGTCAATCTTATCTTAGAATTACTTAGTCAATTTACAATTTTCTTCTCTATTTCACCATTACCATCAACATCACCATCATCTTCTGTATAATTTGATTGAGTCTGAAATCCAATTGGCTATTACAAGCTTCAAACGACAATATGAGCTGTGAAAACTTtactattattaaaaataaaaattaaggtGTCGTGTCTTTAGATGTTATGGAATAACTCATTGGATATCGAACAAAACTTGGTATATTTGTAAGAAGTTTTGATATAATCGTCAATAATTTGGGATATATATGTGCATGTTTTAAAATACTCCCAAGGAAGATTATCctttccttgggcggcacgagattttatgtaactttattttgtgtgttaagtggagagaataaagtaagagagagaataaaatagagataaatatgttttcatttttgttaatGAGAAATCTTGGTtgggataaattaaaaagaaaagtgggtcatctttaatgaaacggagggagtagttcgTTGCATTATATAATTGTACACATCCcataaaaactaaaaagtagtaatacaataatttttatCGTCTTGCAATTGTTCATGACTATTTTGGAGAGATGTACACTATACAACATGGATGCCCGTATTATAGCAAAATGGGTGTCAATTATTTTGTCCAACTGTTTTTATGTATACCATGatgttaaataaaattatagtatCATGCATTGTACACTTAAATCGTGTCAAAATATTCACCCACCAATAATATTTTACGATTAAAGAATAATCCCAAAGTTTACTAACTATAGTTGATAGTATGTGATATTCATTACCCACTCATTTGTTTGTTCAAAAAGGTAAGGAAAAAAAGAAGTGGCAGTACTCCATGAAGATCATTATCATCTATTATTGCAGCTCATTAGTGAGACGTTACAACCACAATTCATAAAGTGAGATAGTCCAGCCATGTTGATGAGAAACGTATGAGAATGACTGAAATTGTAGATAAAGAACTCAAACTTATTAAGAACTTCAAAGTATAAAACtcaatgtaaaattaataagaCTAAAATctcaatttggtccttaacatattgcgtttttttattttggtcaaaaacattatcttttgaattattcggtccatcacatttgaaatcggatcacatttggtccattttggacggctccgtcaaatttttgacgggtttaattaccgggtcacaaatccgtcactaactggaAGAAACTAATCCGTCactgatccgtcactaatccgtcactaatacgCGCGAACAACCTCATCGAACAACCTTCTCCCATCTCACCACATTCAAGCAAGAACATCCCTCCATTTCATCTCATCGAACAACCTTCTCCCATCTCCCATCTCACCACATTTCGCATACACATCCATCACAGAACTCGATAGAACAACATTTGTCAAGAATCCAAGTACAAAAACTTGGCAATGTAGCTGCTTTAACAACCACAGAGCCTTCAACTTCACACAAACCGTCAACACCCCAGCAAAGCTATACTCATTATACCCACAATCCGATCTTCTCAGCTCCAAATAACACCTGACAGCCTCATCTAACCTCTCGCTCTGCACATACGCCATTATCATGATGAAATCTCTCTCCGACATTTTATCAAACATCTTCCGCGCAGCCAACTGCTTCAGCAAAATGCCATTATCATGACGAAATCTCTCTCCGGCATTGTAGTTGAGCAAAACGCCTCCTTTAGATAAATAGGGCAAGGCGTCAACTGCTTCACAGAGCTGGCCGCGCGATGCGAGATTGAGTCAATTCTGTACAACGCAGGGATAGTTTCGCAATTTAGTGACAGATTAGTGACAGATTTGTGACGCATTAGTGACGGATTACTGACGGATTAGTGATGGAACAGTTTCTCtcagttagtgacggatttgtgacatagtaattaaaaccgtcaaagatttgacggaaccgtccaaaatggaccaaatgtgaacCGATTTTAAAtgtgagagaccgaataattcaaaagataatgttttggaccaaaataaaaaaaaaacgcaatatgttaaggaccaaattgagACTTTATTCAATTAATAATCAAAGTCTGTTTTTTAAGTTCAACAATGATGCCTATATATAGGCAAAGGAAAACCCTAAagttatgaaaaataaaactagaaggaaaataaaactagaaggaaaataagcaaaaaataaaaacctaATTTGTAGAAGGAAAAACAATTACTCCTAATATTTTTTCATCTACTAATTCTATTaactagaaaataaataaaacccaaaatataattttcttagCCTCCAAGTCTTATCTCCTATAACTGCATCACatgtttttcagtttttctatTATCATCATTTAATAATGATGATGTTCGATTTAAGTGATTTGATTTTCATAAGCTTGTTTGAAGTGGGTTGTCAAATCTTCCATACTTGTTCTACAAATCTACCCTCATGCAtctcttatttttaatttgttattgTTGATCTCTTTATGTGTGACTTTTGGTTTAACATATTtcaaatctgatttttttattaaaaaaatctaataaaGTCTAATAACTGAGTATATTAAGGGCTTGTTTAGTTCTATGGGTTGGATTTGTTTGATTTGTAAGATAATTCCATAGATAAAAAGTGAAAGGAAGAAAATGCCCTTATACCTAcagtaatatttaaaaatattgtgaCAGATATAtccatgataaaataataaattaaatatgataaTAAACATTTCTATCTTGTGATATATGGCTGAACACTATGTCtcacaaaaaatataatacttGTTTGCATTATTTTCAATCATAGCAGTTGAATTTAATCATTAACTaacaaatcaaataaattgAAATGGATAATGTCTTCCCAAATAAAAAAGGACAAAAAAAGGAATAGTCTTTGAAAGAACTAATGTTAGTGGGATGCATTTGCGAGCTTacgattaattaattatattagagcatccgcaatgggaggacgatggcacgcccgatggcgcgcatcgtccgggccatccatcgtccgcacccattgtgggtgcgcgccatagggcgcggacgatagtcgcgccctatacttcggtggcggaggatagcgcggacgatgaccatcgtccgccccattgtggaggtcgcggacgatcgaccgcagacgatggcacgcagtttcatttttttataaataccgttcatttgtaacatttcatttcacgcgatttcattttcgaaacttactacgaaatggattcaagccccaatagtcctacgtttagcgcatGGGCGCATTGgtcgggtacagaacccgacgattatcgttcgttcgacaccaacacccattacgatcccgattttagtacggaatcgtatgggttatctgacatggagccgtctccgcaccgcccaaccgcagcggccgatcccgaccccgccgcgaccgcttccgccccagccagaaagaagcggaaccggcagcgggcgcagaagttgccgcctcccggtgattgcgatgagtacgcccccggccgtacgaactacaacgacgacgaaactctcactttggcccggtgttgggtagatatatcggaagatccgatattcgctaacaaccagcgacagatcgcgtactgggaacgcatcgcggacctctacaattcggtcaagccgccgaccgcatacaagcgcaagcgtgagcaactccgcaagcactgggatcaagtcaagaagcaagtgaacttgtacgcggcggagttcgagaagttcacgtggtcacaggggagcggcgagagcttgagcgacgtgcgcgctaaagcgctgttgttgtaccggtcgatgtacggcgacttcaagcacgaggccatctaggtgctcttgagggagaagcagaagttccaatgtgaaattctgcacactggtgcgccgaagaggacgaaggtcaccgaagttggtgactacacgagcagcggcagcggcagtcacccggttgacctcaaccggacgtacgtggatgaagggagtttcGGCACACCAGTGTCCgtccggcgtcctcccggcgtcaaggctgcgaaggccaaggggaaggcgaccgcgacctcatcgtcgaccgctgcaacccaagctccggtcccggtagagctTCCGACctagacggccaccgcgtttgagtcgttagtaacagcgtcgatggcaaggacgatgttgcagacgcacagggccctcaagaagtgtaccgaccccggcgaagccgaatatctccgggcgttactcgatgagctgcgtcagaagttgggaattggtccgatttagttttttttttattaattcaatgatgtaactattttttattaaaactttgccgtttgttatttagaccgttttttatttactcgttacttgttatttgaaaacaattaaattaattaaacaaaacaataaaatgatgatgtggcgcgtcatagggcgcaccttagagcgcgccttagggcgccccaccgTAGGTGGGAAGGTAGGAgaataaaactgctgacgtggcgcgccttatggcgccccattgctaatgctcttatagAATTAATTTTTGAAGTGGAAATGGACTCTGTAAAAGTACTTAGAAagaagtagtagtatataagtATATAACTGATTAGCCACCCTTCGAtgacattttaataataaaagatCTGATACaccgaataaaaaaaaaagcttTCAAACGTGATTACGTTGATACGTGTCATATATTGTATTCTTACAAAGACACGAAGCTTAGGCCATCCACTatgctgtctctataccgtcccttaaaccgtctcttaattactatttgagcactatttgagggccccactgtccttttttcctccatcccttaactaagggacggaacctgcaacgctccatctcttaaccgtctctataccatcccttaattactattcattcaatttcatttagttgccgtcgccgtcaccggacatcttgagttggtttatgaaaatttgagagaaaatttgagagaaaatttaaatgataggaagaatagatgtgtagttgtgtgtgaaatgaggatgagtttaggagtatttatagagtaaaaaaattaataaaaaatcaaaaaaattataaaaaaaaacaaaaaaacggtattattaccgttacaaatttttttttttatttaaattcgaatttttttaaaaaaatatttattgcgtcagcatgtgacgacgcccactcgctggccggcgagtgagcgtcacgcacgacgccgggttgctctacgtcgcctcggcgcgtggcgagacaaccCGTCTCGTAGctcgccgggacgagacgcgggacgagacaggatgagatggaggctgcaacgcgtcgcgccagcgtcccgtctcgccgggacgagacgcaagacgccggcgagacccgtagtggatggtcttagtAAAAAGAAGTAGAGACGAATTTTCCACAACAGAGTGGCAACTTTGACATTTATTAGTAGATCACAATAATCTAAATCATTGGTAATGTCTTGTCATGTCCATTTCTTAATAACTTTGTAGGTACCACGTCATTCAATCAAGGTAGACCTATATATTGATCCTTCGTGATGGACATAATCAATAAGATAAAACTCTTTATATGCCATTATAAAGATAGAATTTAATTACTTACATATTAACAAAAGGATATGTAACAACAAAATGTTTTATCAATAGTTAAAAGGTGGCtcggaaaagaaaaaaaagttacaattaTTAAGAGATAAAGTTTGATGGTATTAAAACATGTGAATTGGAATAAGAGGGAGTGATAAAACACATGGAATAAGTAAGAGTGGTGTAGAGGATATATGATGTGCTTGATATGTCCCCATTGGTTAATAAAGTCCAACAACTATGCATTTGTTTCATCTGTCTTAGGCCACTACAATAATTTTAAGTGACATATTTGATCCAaccaattttatttgttttttacttggtCATATATAATTTTCAGACAGAGTAGTAGCAGTTCATCTTCGACATAGTATAAAATTGTTTAGTATAGATCAGTTTAGCccaaaaagtaaagtaaaataaaataaaagtctTATCAATGAATTATTAAGTCGGATTACAAAATATTCATAAATAATAGTCCACCCTCCACCTGGACCTGGGCGGAAATAAAATGAGAATGAGGGGCAAAAACGTCTATTAGGAAAGATAAATTGCAACATGCACCCTTCATCTTCAACAGTCTGTTCTGTAGAGAAGAAACTGAAACTAAAACTACTAAACCTCATCAaagcaagaaaaaaaatcaaataagggGAGAAAATGACGACGATCAGAATTCCTCAAGTGGCTCCTTCTCCAGATAAAGACTGCGAAGCAATCAACAATGCTTGCAAGAGTAGGCCATTTCTCCTATTATATAACCAATTAACGTTTCAATAAGGCTCTCGATTTCTGGTGAAAATGTATATGATATTGTAGGTGATTGTTGTTTGGTTTTAGGGCTTGGAACGGATGAGAAGGCTTTAATTCGGATTCTCGGTTGCAGAAATGCAGCTCAGAGAAGACTCATCCGAGATACGTATCACCAGATTTACAATTCCTCCCTCATCGATTGCCTCAACGACGAGCTCTCTGGTGATTTCAGGGTCCGTACCTTCGCATCTTCATCGAATTTCATTTCCTTGTTTCATTCAATCATTTTTCCAATTGTCAATTGATGATGCTCCTACTCCATTTTTCGTTGATttacatgtgatttttttccgATTTGTGTGTTTGCTTCTGATTCTCTGTTTCTCTGCGAAAATGGTAGAAAGCGGTGATTCTGTGGACATACGAGCCCTGGGAAAGAGACGCAAGGCTTGCGAATGAGGCGTTGAAGTCGAGAAGGAAAAACCTAACAGAGCTGCAAGTTGTAGCAGAGATAGCATGCGCTACATCGCCTCATCATCTTGTTGCTGTTAGACAAGCCTATTGCTCTCTCTTCCACACTTCTCTTGAAGAAGACATCATATCCAATGTCTCTCTTCCCCTCCAAAAGGTACATCTCTCTACCTTCACACTTCTCTTGCTTAAAAACTCATCACTAACACACAAACATTCAACAGATCCTGGTCAGTTTGGTGAGTTCCTACAGATACGATAAAGAAGCGGTGGACTCGTCCATGGCCAAGATGGAGGCAGCTAAACTGCGTGAAGCCATTCAAGCGAAGAAACTAGACGACGACGAGCTCTTGAGGATACTGTCTACAAGGAACACATTTCAGCTCAGAAAGACTTTCCAGCTTTACAAGGATGACTATGGAACATCCATTGAGAAGGTTGCTTTTCCTATCTCAAATTACATTTTGCCTTTCAATTGATCACTGATATAAATACTCCAACTTGGTAGGACATTATGGCTTGTGGAAAGGGCATTGTGGAGTCAGTCATGAAAGTGGTCATTTGGTGCCTAGACACTCCTGAGAAACACTTTGCTGAGGTAATTCGCTTCGTTGAAATTGTTCCTTGCTGGAACTGGAAGTAACCCCTTTTTTTCACTGGTAATGGCAGGTTATAAGAGCTTCTATTGTAGGACTGGGGACTGACGAAGATTCGCTGACTAGAGCCATTGTAGCTCGGGCTGAGATCGATATGATGAGGGTGCGGGCTGAGTATTTCAACGCCAATAAATCTAGTCTAGACAATGCTGTCATCGGAGACACGTCTGGGGACTACAAGGACTTCCTCATGACTTTGCTTGGAGCAAAGATCTGatttcttgttttttctttGGTTTAATGAGTTTTGATTCATTGGTGTGTTATTTGACCTATTACTTTCTGGGCACATAATTTGTTAGTTTGATTGTGAAATGGATAAAACAGAGTGTAATGTACTAATAAGATCAGACTCTGTCGTTTGAAACCTCATCTTGCATATTTATCAGAAATCTAAGGCCTGATAGATAGACACGGAAAGTTTTGCAAGATCAAGAGAGAGAATTTATACAAGCAGCAATCATCGTTCTGTATGTCATCTGCCAAACTCATGCAGCAGAAAAACAATGTGTAGTGAAGTGGGAAGTAGAAAGTTTTACGTGGTGGCATTTATTAGTGGCTGCATCGACCTCGATTCCCCATCTTCAAGATCCAGTGGCCGCAAACAGGGAGGGCTGTATGCCTCGAGGGCATTTTGTATGTTGGGTTCCATCAAGTCCGTTTTTTCATCAAAATCGTCCCTGTCCCTTGCATCCTGCAAATGAAAACTCTCTTCTAAACTTCCCATATTAAGATAGAAATGATGACAAAAAACGGATGTAATAAATGTTGCAAAAATGCGTTCTACCTTGACTGAGAACTGGTAGAATGTGGGTAGGAAGCGGGCCTTGCAGTATTCGTTGAAGAGCAGAGTGAGGACCAAGAGAGGTACTGTGCAAATAGAAGCTGCAGGCTTTGATTTGAGTCCAAATAGACCGATCATCGTTATCTGCATGATCACGATTGCAACCAGGGTGTAGTGATGAATGTAGGGCCAATACTGGCCACATGTTTCGTAAGTAGTTATATACACATCTTGAATCTGCAGGATGCAACAAAGAGCTGTTTCATTGCCATAGTAATCTTCTCACATCAATTTTTGCTAGAAAATATCTATGAATACGAAAATTATAGGTGGCCAGCAAAGCGTGACAGTGTATGCTATATATAGTTTGTAGTTGAGGAAAGGAAACCGGCCTGGTTTATGAACACGACGTAGCCCAGACAAAAATAGCCAACCAGAAACGGAAGGAGCAATGGTGACACAACTGCATACACCATGCCGATCAACATGCAGAGTGAAACAAAGGGAATTGTACGGTAATAAGGCAGGGAAGTAAGATATGGTCGCGTCTTCTTCCCACGATCCCATATGTGAGACCTCATTACTTCCCATATGAGCAACCCGGGCTGTAGAATCTCCAGCGAAAATCCTGACAGCCCATTGGTCAAGATGTACGTCATGAAAAAATCTGCCTGAAACAAAGGATGAGGAgagaatcaagaacaaggtatTATACATCGAGCATTGTATATGTGTCTGCATATCTTGAACTAACGATTGCAAAAAGAAACTCTGAGGTATCACTGAAAaccatactactactataaaatcTCTAACAAAAGCTCTTTGTGTTATATAACCTTTCCAAACTACTCAATGATTGAATaaccaaaacaataaaatagatGGATATaagttttcacataaaaatgaTCACGAGTAGAAAGTACTGGTCTTCTTACTTGAGCAGTGGCAGCACTTGCAAGACGACCAGGAAAATCCCTAGGATTGTTGAAATATTCACCAATCTGATCTATTAATGATCCCGATAACAGACTTAAGA
This sequence is a window from Salvia splendens isolate huo1 chromosome 5, SspV2, whole genome shotgun sequence. Protein-coding genes within it:
- the LOC121801962 gene encoding annexin D4-like, producing the protein MRERHHHLPSNRNSLKKRTNLQRTMAASDELRSLTRAFTGLGVDEKALISTLGKWHPEQRQSFRKGSRDFFREDERQFERWDDRHILQLRHEFLRLKDAIVLCTMHPWERDSRLLKEALYKGPQYHVLVEIACTRSSDDLLGARKAYHSLFNHSVEEDVAFHLHTPHKKLLVALLSSYRYEGPKVNDEIAKIEAKAISEAIKAGGSSSPLENDDVIRILSTRNKVHLKAVYKHYKEITGNYLDQDCDDSHLILKETVQCLCAPETYFAKILEASLRYNVDELTKEAVSRVIVSRADEDMKQIREEFNRQFGVDLGKKIEDVANGNYRDFLLTLVARSD
- the LOC121805542 gene encoding annexin D3-like isoform X1, which encodes MTTIRIPQVAPSPDKDCEAINNACKSDCCLVLGLGTDEKALIRILGCRNAAQRRLIRDTYHQIYNSSLIDCLNDELSGDFRKAVILWTYEPWERDARLANEALKSRRKNLTELQVVAEIACATSPHHLVAVRQAYCSLFHTSLEEDIISNVSLPLQKILVSLVSSYRYDKEAVDSSMAKMEAAKLREAIQAKKLDDDELLRILSTRNTFQLRKTFQLYKDDYGTSIEKDIMACGKGIVESVMKVVIWCLDTPEKHFAEVIRASIVGLGTDEDSLTRAIVARAEIDMMRVRAEYFNANKSSLDNAVIGDTSGDYKDFLMTLLGAKI
- the LOC121805542 gene encoding annexin D3-like isoform X2, producing MTTIRIPQVAPSPDKDCEAINNACKRLGTDEKALIRILGCRNAAQRRLIRDTYHQIYNSSLIDCLNDELSGDFRKAVILWTYEPWERDARLANEALKSRRKNLTELQVVAEIACATSPHHLVAVRQAYCSLFHTSLEEDIISNVSLPLQKILVSLVSSYRYDKEAVDSSMAKMEAAKLREAIQAKKLDDDELLRILSTRNTFQLRKTFQLYKDDYGTSIEKDIMACGKGIVESVMKVVIWCLDTPEKHFAEVIRASIVGLGTDEDSLTRAIVARAEIDMMRVRAEYFNANKSSLDNAVIGDTSGDYKDFLMTLLGAKI